In Eretmochelys imbricata isolate rEreImb1 chromosome 14, rEreImb1.hap1, whole genome shotgun sequence, a genomic segment contains:
- the LOC144274137 gene encoding butyrophilin subfamily 1 member A1-like — protein sequence MPGRAQNGPKADFQESSGQVTVQMKVYSSCHSSLLPGIIICFLTCSVHRMGSAKFTVIGPPDPVAAILGQEAVFPCHLSPRMSAANMEVRWFRPEFVSFVHLYRDGKDQYEGQMPEYEGRTELLKAGLTDGNVPLRILNIRPSDEGQYHCFVQDGTFYEETVLELRVAGLGSAPLISVEGHQDGGIRVVCQSAGWYPEPEVLWKDFNGQHLPSLSETKSRGDNNLFETETALIVTEHSNQNLSCCIRNTVLNQDKESAVYIADLFFPRVNPLMATLSVILVVLFAFIGLTVYLFKMKAKLTEEVGWRRSVAPIEEVNVTLDPDTAQSQLVLSEDGKSVRWGDTWQNLPDNPERFDSRACVLGCEGFTAETHCWEVEVGDGELWAVGVARESVRRKGWISLSPEQGIWAVGQCGGQFRALTSPEAPLPLSQVPSRIRVCLDCDRWQVTFSDADDGAPIFTFPPGSIPGERIRPWFWLGVGGSRLSLCP from the exons ATGCCAGGGAGAGCTCAAAACGGTCCCAAAGCTGATTTCCAGGAGTCATCAG GTCAAGTTACAGTGCAGATGAAGGTTTACTCATCCTGCCACAGCTCCCTTCTCCCTGGGATTATCATTTGCTtccttacctgttctgttcacagGATGGGATCAG CAAAATTCACGGTGATTGGACCCCCTGACCCTGTCGCTGCCATCCTGGGTCAGGAAGCTGTGTTCCCCTGTCACCTGTCCCCCCGGATGAGCGCTGCAAACATGGAGGTGAGATGGTTCCGACCTGAATTTGTATCCTTTGTGCACCTGTACCGTGATGGGAAGGATCAGTATGAAGGGCAGATGCCAGAGTATGAGGGAAGGACAGAGCTTTTGAAAGCCGGACTCACAGATGGAAATGTTCCCTTGAGGATTCTCAATATCAGACCCTCTGATGAAGGACAATACCActgctttgttcaagatggtacTTTTTATGAAGAAACCGTATTGGAACTGCGGGTAGCAG GTCTGGGCTCTGCTCCTCTCATCTCTGTGGAGGGTCACCAGGATGGAGGGATCCGGGTGGTTTGTCAATCAGCTGGCTGGTACCCAGAGCCTGAGGTGCTGTGGAAAGATTTCAATGGGCAGCATTTACCATCACTCTCTGAAACAAAATCCCGTGGCGATAACAACCTGTTTGAAACAGAAACTGCTCTCATTGTAACAGAACATTCAAACCAAAACTTGTCCTGTTGCATCAGGAACACCGTTCTCAATCAAGACAAGGAATCAGCCGTTTATATAGCAG atctcTTTTTCCCGAGGGTGAATCCCTTGATGGCGACTTTGAGTGTGATCCTGGTAGTTTTGTTTGCTTTCATTGGCCTCACTGTTtatctctttaaaatgaaag CGAAACTTACTGAAGAAGTTG GGTGGAGAAGATCTGTGGCACCTATAGAAGAAG TGAATGTGAcgctggatccagacacggctcagtcccaactcgtcctgtctgaggatgggaaaagtgtgagatggggagacacaTGGCAGAATCTGCCCGACAACCCTGAGAGATTTGATTCTCGggcctgtgtgctgggctgtgagggattcaccgCGGAGAcacattgctgggaggtggaggtgggggatggggaactctgggctgtgggggtggccagagagtctgtgaggaggaagggatggatcAGCCTTAGCCCTGAgcaggggatctgggctgtggggcagtgcggggggcagttccgggctctcacctcccctgaggcccctctgcccctgagccaggtccccagcaggatccgggtttgtctggactgtgaccGGTGGCAGGTGACATTTAGTGATGCTGATGATGgggccccgatcttcactttcccaccAGGCTCcatccctggggagagaatccgaccctggttctggctgggggtggggggatccaggCTCAGCCTGTGTCCCTGA